One stretch of Zingiber officinale cultivar Zhangliang chromosome 6B, Zo_v1.1, whole genome shotgun sequence DNA includes these proteins:
- the LOC121990789 gene encoding uncharacterized protein LOC121990789 produces MGSCFSSSSADGGSEPHRYSLTAKVVTADGSLLEYPAETKVRDALSVQRISNSFICSSDELYCNAKIPALAAADPLRPGHLYFLLPLSKLEYPLSGSDMAAFAVRASVALSAYASGSGERRRKVARRVMPVAAELAGQRAALNEAVNEKEFGFYTDFDSGDERYYGSNSPYEKQEKKMPATKQSKFRQRRLNYRERLSTIEEIVE; encoded by the coding sequence ATGGGCTCctgcttctcctcctcctccgcggACGGAGGTTCCGAGCCCCATCGATATTCTCTGACGGCTAAAGTCGTCACAGCCGACGGCTCCTTGCTGGAGTACCCCGCCGAGACCAAGGTCCGCGACGCCCTATCCGTCCAACGCATATCGAATTCCTTCATCTGCAGCTCCGACGAGCTCTACTGCAACGCCAAAATCCCAGCTTTGGCCGCCGCCGACCCGCTCCGGCCGGGCCATCTCTACTTCCTCCTCCCGCTTTCCAAGCTCGAGTACCCGCTCTCTGGTTCTGACATGGCGGCGTTCGCGGTGCGGGCGAGCGTGGCGCTCTCGGCGTATGCTTCCGGCTCCGGCGAACGGCGCCGCAAGGTCGCTCGGAGGGTGATGCCGGTGGCGGCGGAATTAGCAGGGCAGCGAGCCGCGCTTAATGAAGCCGTGAACGAGAAGGAATTTGGATTTTATACTGATTTCGATAGCGGCGACGAGCGTTATTACGGCTCGAATTCGCCTTATGAGAAGCAGGAGAAGAAGATGCCGGCGACGAAGCAGAGTAAGTTCAGGCAACGGCGGTTGAATTACAGGGAGAGGCTGAGCACGATCGAAGAGATTGTGGAATGA
- the LOC121990790 gene encoding uncharacterized protein LOC121990790: protein MGSCFSSSFSSDAADGGSEHQRFSLTAKVVTANGSLLEYPAETKVRDVLSGQRISNSFICSSDELYCNAKIPALAATDSLRPGHLYFLLPLSKLEYPLSGSDMAALAVRASVALSAYASGSGERRRKGARRVMPVAAELAGQRVALNEAVNEKEFGFYPDFDGGDERYYGSNSPYEKKKKKMPAMKQSQGRQRRWNYRQRLSTIEEIVE, encoded by the coding sequence ATGGGTTCTTgcttttcctcctccttctcctccgacGCCGCCGACGGAGGTTCCGAGCACCAGCGATTCTCTCTGACGGCTAAAGTCGTCACAGCCAACGGCTCCTTGCTGGAGTACCCCGCCGAGACCAAAGTCCGCGACGTCCTATCCGGCCAACGCATATCGAATTCCTTCATCTGCAGCTCCGACGAGCTCTACTGCAACGCCAAAATCCCAGCTTTGGCCGCCACCGACTCGCTCCGGCCGGGTCATCTCTACTTCCTCCTCCCGCTTTCCAAGCTCGAGTACCCGCTCTCTGGTTCTGACATGGCGGCGCTCGCGGTGCGGGCGAGCGTGGCCCTCTCCGCGTATGCTTCCGGCTCCGGCGAACGGCGACGCAAGGGCGCTCGGAGGGTGATGCCGGTGGCGGCGGAGTTAGCGGGGCAGCGCGTCGCGCTTAATGAAGCCGTGAACGAGAAGGAATTTGGATTTTATCCTGATTTTGATGGCGGCGATGAGCGTTATTACGGATCGAACTCGCCttatgagaagaagaagaagaagatgccggCGATGAAGCAGAGTCAGGGCAGGCAACGGCGGTGGAATTACAGGCAGAGATTGAGCACGATCGAAGAGATTGTGGAATGA